The Balearica regulorum gibbericeps isolate bBalReg1 chromosome 5, bBalReg1.pri, whole genome shotgun sequence genomic interval atacagaaaatatattatttgctGGAAGTCACTGCTGAGCTGTTAGGGGTCCAGGGTCAGTCATTGCTCAGGACACCCCCTGAAGGCACACTGACCCCTACTGCTTCCCCACCAGTTTGCTGAATACATCGTAGATCTCTGGCTTTTCCTGTGCAAACTGCTCggctgtatttttctgtagccAGTCAGATGAACGCATCTGTTGCTGCAGGAGGCCAATGAGGTCACCAAGGTTGGAGCTACTGGCACAGGTAGGCTCCTGGTGGCGGGACACAAATATGACTTCATCTGTGCTATCTGCTTTGCCATCCTGATCTGACTGACAAggctgctccttctcctcagcCAGTATCTCCTGCTCCCGCTCTTCCAAAACTTTGCGGATCCGTTGCATACCTGCAGTGGTATAAGGAGGAGAAACACTAGTGGATTAGTTTACCCACAAGCATCCCCAGATTGGTCAGATCCAGAAAAAATTTGGAGGatggaaggaaagggaggaagaatgaagaagacaagatgataataataataataggatAAGTTTAAGATTAAGGAGATGAAGAAACAGTGCTGCAGAAATTcaggtgggaagaaaaagagaagaaaacattactcACCTAACTGTAGCCGGTGGGTCTTGTCAGCAAATATGATGCGGAACCATCCCGGTTCACTGCATTCAAAAGCTTTACCGCAGGACAGGAGGACCTTGTTATCCAGAAAACGCCTCCagagcagcatctcctcctcaAACGTGCCTGTCCTAAGGTACTAAGAGAGTCAGCAGAAGGGCCAAAGGTTAGTAACATATAGGCTAACTCACCAAGATCCTCATGAATTTGTGATTCCCATGAGGTCTGCAAAGGCCAGGGGAGACACCTTTTACCTCTGGAGTACAGCAGTTGTGatataaaggaagaaatggggAGGAAAGTAGCTTGAGAGCAGTAAGATTCCTGCAAGGAGGGAAATGCACAGACAGACGAAAGGAAAAGAACGGACAGAAATACCAGGCAGCCCTTCCCTCTGCTCATCAGACAACAgatttgttaaaacaaaatgcttatCACAATATTAAGCTTTCCTCTAGACACAAATGCACCAGGTACCTGCCCTCATCCCAGGAGAAGCCTCCCTTCCTAAGACTACCAACCTTTCGGAAATCAATCCAGACAAAGAAGCCTGCATTGCGGTTGAGAAAAGGAACCCCAAGTGTCTTCAGCTCATCTGTCACATACGTATGGGCAGCTTTTAGGCGGGCATGGTTGGCCCTCAGGTACACCTGGTTGATCCAGTCTGaccagaagaagaagaaaaaagaacacaaaaaccacaaactgaGAAAGAGTTTAGATCTGTTCAAGTTTCCAAGACACTCACAGTGCCTTTTTCCATTTCACCCTTCATctcctgtttttgttttctgtttcctcacATAGCAAAAAGAGGCACAAGAACTATTTAGCAGTTTCATGGCTGTGCAGAAGAATATGTTCTTTACCTTCCTGAGGAAGTTTCCCTACATTCATAGCTCTCGATTGTTGTGGACTGTTAGCACTCCATCCAGGCAAAGCTAGAAATCCAGTTCCATTTCCTTCGTCCACAAGCCTGTATTCTTTGTTTCCGCTCAGCTGGTTCTACACAACACTGGCTATTTCTATACAAATAGCTATTGCACTTCTTCAAAGCTGCTCCTCTAATTCTGCTGAtcaggagctctgcagaaatggTTCTTTTCTGTAGAACTGTCAGCCTCATGTTAAATGGGCACCTTTGGGATTACAGAAGACTGTCGATTTAGCTGTACAAACAGGAGACCACTTGGGAAAGTAAGGGGAGGGGATCCCCTGGGTACCAGGACACACAGAACAGCAGAGGATCATACGTGGAGCTACTGACTCACCTCTGTCTCTAAGGAGCTGGGCAACCTTGTGCTGGACAGGTCCACAGACCCCATGGAAATAACACAAAGAAGCCACTGCATTAGCAACATCTTGGTTCTCTGTATATAAAGTACCAAAACGAATCCCAGAGACAGCAAAATCCTGCAGAAGACACAGAGAGACTACTTTATTACTTTATTAAGACTGGGATGCTATTACTACTGCCTTGTTCTTTCCAGCACGAGGAACCTGAGGACACCAGGCCAACCCTACCAGCCAGGAAGCCACGGCGTGATGGCCACTAGCACTCACCTTGCTTATTCCCCACATCACGTGAGTCCGCTGTGGATCAGGCAATCTGTATGTAGAAGGATGCAGATGGGCAGTTAGTGTCATAGGTGCTGAAGCTTTTGAATCACCAGTGCAGCATTGCAGAAACAGAGAGGCAGCATTACACAATGACAGGCGGTGCAGCACGGAACATCAGTCAAGTAAGGAAGATTCAAATCCAACCTAACTTTAGAAGCTAGGAACTCCCCAGAACTAGTTTTAgacaaaatttttaaatatttcagatacaCAGATACTTGCAAGTGCTACATTTCATGTGCAGATTTCCTGCATATATGAAACTTGTACGTATAATGCTAGAAATCAGGCCTGTGCCAATGTATTTGCCAagaattaaaagtaattttctttctttcaaaccCCAATATTTTGCAGAAGGAGCTAAAGTTCGTCTTTTGCAATGTTGTACATCCAAGCCCAGCAACACTGGGCTCATACTTAACcaagtgtattttatttccttggaactgagcacaaaaagaaagatggcACCACTGGTGACaactagaaattaaaaaacaaaaacaaaaaccaaagaagccacaccatatttttaaaaggtgaaattcgaaaaaaattttcatctcATTAAATCGATACCTAATAAAACCCATTCTCCAGTCTGTAATAACACTGTGATCCGTGACtactgtatgaaaaaaaaaaaaaaaaagtaaagagcaACAGAAAGTCTTTACAGGCATCAACAGAAATGTGGGAAAGAGGTAACAATCTTTAGATAGGAAGAAAAGCCTCACTCTcaacaaatgaaacatttctttccaattttGGGGACTGTCACAAGCAAGTACTGAAGCACACATTGAAAAGCATACCACAACAGGAAACTAACTACCACTTTTTACTTGCTAGATTGCACTTGACAAAATGCATTTGCCattaagaaattacaaaaaaaaaaagaaaaaaagaaatcagtgtaAGGCAGATTCAGAATTTGCTAGCTCATGACTTAACTTCCAGTCACAAGTTCTCAGCAAGGCATCATGTTGAACTGTCACTGGAAGATGGCCAGGGAAGTAGGAGCTGATTTTACCTGTCCATGCCTAGGACACTGTGAAACGTGGCTGATTCATCAAAAACTGACAGCATGTAGATCTCATCTACTATCACATGCAATTCATGTCTGCAAAAGGACAAAATGGAGGTTACGAAAGAAGGATGCTTCTGGTTTAGAAGCTGAGATAAATTCAGGCGTGCAAAAACTCGCTAACAAGATAAAAATTCAGTCATTTCCAATGCACTAGTGAAAATTAACTCCTGTATGTACTACTCCTCTAGAATAAGTTGTATCATCATCCACTCAGAATCTCATGGATTCTGAATCTCTGAGAGTATCCATGATCCATGATGAAGCTGGGAACCCATATTCATATATTTCTTCACCTTTGCAGatacagagaaactgagagGAAAGGAATTCAGCTTCCTACCAGAGAAGCACAGCACCACAGTGTTTGCTATGACCACCAACAAATAAAACTTGCATTCCTTGATTCAAGTTGCTTTGCCACTCCAGATGACTACATGGTCCATGTTCCCTTGCCCCCGGcactcccctctcctctcttaAGCCCACTGCTGCGTGTGAAGAATAGACTGTTTTCCTGACTTCAAAGATATTCACAGATAAAGTCAGGGACAGTGAGTAGTCCACCCAATGCTGGAAGCCATATCCGACTCAGGATGCCCAAGCCTTCCAAACTGACATACCTTTTAGCAAATTCCAGGTAATCCCGTAGCTCTGTCAAGGAGTAGATGTCCCCGAGAGGATTTTGGGGATTCAGAAGAATTAAGGCCCTTACAGTGACACCCTGCAGAACACAAATAATGCAGTATTAAGTGTATTTTCAGTCCCTGTACTTCAGCAGTAAGTGTGACACAATTCCCTTTAAGCTTCCACCGTGACTTTTCACCTCTAAGGTTAGATTTGTATGAGGAAACTTTTAGCCTCAAattaaggtggttttttttaacaattacaTCACTTGCAAAGTGAACTGAGGAAAAGATTATAGAATGAATCTATGATTTTGAAAAGAGGGAGACTGCCACAACTGTTGCCATCTGATCAACCAATTAATGAGAAAGATGCTTTCACATGTTCTCAGCATGGAAGAGAACTTTATCTGAGCTGCATCAGTAATGGAGAAGTAACAAATTACTGAAGATTGCCTATGAATGAGGCAGGAAAAACAGGGATTTGAGCTATTTGGATGCAAACTGTTCTCTTTTATAGCACACTTGGATGGAGATGTCAGGGCTGGTAATGATCTAAAGATGCAGCTAAACATATACAGGGCTTAGGACAATGTCAAACCTTACAAACTAACTCTTCAGAAAGGTGATACTCATCTGCATTTGTCCTCTAGATTTGcacctctctccctcctgcaaAAACTCTCCATGGTCTTAGTGGATTCATCTGCACTACTGTGTAAAGCTGCCAGTTTTGGGGTAACTCAGCTGGCCTTCCTGAAGGAGAAACCCTGGGTAATCCGTTTTAGTGCATGCCCAAGTACATTTTTTTGGGGTGATATAAATGAGTTCCAGTGCCTTGCAAATGGTCTGGTACTCCTGGTTTATCCTTTCTGCTGTGACCAAAATTGGACAAGCACAACACCAGGGGATTCCCCCTAAGACTGCCCCTGAGTTTGCAAGCAGCCTATTCTCAGGTGGTCTGCAAGGACAACCGGAAAGCCAGGTGCtaggttttgaaaatattttgatctttAGGCCACTAAAGGACCTGGTGTCTCAAACCTATTGTAGACTTAACCAGTAATATGAAGTTCAGCTGCACTCACCTCTGCCCGGGCATCCTGCAAGGccttttccagtttttccaCTGTAAGCTGAAAAGGCCGAGTGCTTGTTCCAGTAATCTGAAAGACAACACAAAGGTAAAAAAGGCCAAGTTATTTCAATAGAGTATGCCTTGAGCCAATCCCCTGATGAATGTTCcccaaaagaaagtaaaacccCAACAATAATAACTTAGCATCCatctttttatccttttatactacagagagaataaataaataaataaaatcaaagaaatgttCATCATAGACTGGCCACACACAGAGAATTGATTATCCTcgaataactaaaaaaaaaaaaagcaagatctCCATCTGCTCTTCCACCCCTGGGACCATCTTTAGTAAGACAGTACTGTCTCCAAGGCTCAAAATggccattttttcccctctcaagAGCCATTATTAGGAGTAAGATACAAGAAAAGGACAAGACTGGAATCTAGATTTATGGTCTCGAACAACTTTCTTGCAAATTATGTGCCCAGTTTCCCAGCAATAAATTGGGGAAATGTCCACGGGCTGCAGCCTACCCTTGGCTCTGAGGACTGCTTTCAGAGGTTCCCCAAGCTTGGCACCTTCCAgtatcaattattttttaactacaGAGGTTGGTAGTCCCTTCCCTCAGGTCTTACCTTACTGTCTAAATAGGCATACACCAGCTTGACATTCCCATAGAGGAAGACACTCTGGGTGATACCACCGTAAAAGGGAGTAGCAATCAGAACAGCTTCTGGaaccaagggaaaaaacctgGTTACCAACAGGTCACagtccttctctctcttctaaTCTACTTCAGCTAAACATGAAAGCTTTTTTACAGCTGTGCCCTCTGGAAGCACTGTAATGTTACTGCCTTTTCCTctactttattttcacattaattCTTTAATATTCTGCAAGAACTCAGGTAAACATGAGTACAGCCCACATTTAGTCTAACAACTAAAACAGGGCACCACAAAAACAGTGAAGGCAGACAGGGCAAGATACCAAGTGTGAGTGTGTGACATCTGCAGACCACAGAGATGACAAATTTCACAGCACAGTCTTGCAGGGAGCAAGAAATTTGCAGTAGGCCAATGCCAATTCCACTACTTCATTTCCAACAAACAATATTTAAACAGAGTAACACATTATTtcccagcaaaaataaacattaaaaacatctcTCAACCATCCACTTACCCCCTGGATCACAAAGGACTGTAgctaatgcagaaaataaagagcCACAACCATTTAAAACAATCAcctacagaagaaagaaagaggttaGTGATAAATCTGTCCATAGAAAGACAAcactataaaataataatttctgaccatataactgaaatatattttctccgCAATACTCTAACATGGATGTTTTTCCCAGAATGTTCCTGCTGAAATCCCACTTCTACCAGAAATAACTTTAATCCTATTCTTTGCTTCAGAAACACTTTGTCCCGGTGCTGTTCTTGATTCTAATAAGCAATTTAGAAAAAGAGTAGGCTTGAAGTAGGGAAAAAATTGGGGACCTGTTCTGAATGGctagaaaagcaaagctaatATGTGTTATTGTCTCTTTGTGGTAACAGCAGCTCTGACCTCCTGCCAAATTTGTACAAAAGTGGAAACCACTATCTCGTACAGGAGCAGGTTTGACTCCTGCTTCTAGAAGACAAGTGCTCACAAGTCCCATGAGCTTCAATCCAAGTATGAGGCAGAACATGCTGCCTTGGAGAAGCAGTGATCAGCAAACTGATCAGTGGTAGCTTCACTTCACGTGAAATATGGGCTTCTGCTGAATTATTGCAGCCAGAAAAGCGATGGCTgcatcagctcctgctgccttccGCActcagcagaggcaggagtCCTGGATCTCCCAGCCTGCAAGTCTCCCAAGTCAGCAAGTCCTGCAGAGACGTGGGTCTCGATGCCTTCCTTACAACACTGCTGCAAAGTTTGAAAAGGTCTGGTTTTACAGGCTAAAACTACTCTTGGCTCAATTACAGATTTTTGTCCTGAGGTGTAAAACAGCAGAACAGGACGAAATTAAACTCGACTGAAACAATGGGAACTCTTTATCAAGGCTGAGGGATACAGGCACAGTAGGTCCCAGAGCTGAATAAGCACATGAAAACATAAAGCTCCACTGAGAGCGCTGGCATGAGGAATTGGCCCACAAAAGTAAAACATGAGGCAAATATACAGCAGACCCGAAGTGTTTTGGCTGAAGTATGCATCATAAGCTACTGAAATGGCTACGAATCAATCTCATTTACATGATAAAAGGCTGTCATCTTACCAAAtcatttgtttaattaaaagacGACGAAACTGTTTAATAACAAATGGCAATACATTAGAACAGACACCAATGGAAAGTGGGTTACCCACATTTTCTGCCTTAAGAGGTGCAGGGGCCTTGCAGTAATAGGTCAAAAATCGAGCCACTTCCTCCCGTAAACTGAGAAAgacacaaaagcaaatattggTTCAGCTTATTCTCCAAGAGGCTGGTCTTCCCCAAGTCCACAtctcaggaaaataaagccAGGGCACAGCAAAGTTTGGTGAAAATagctagaaaacagaagagctcAGGGCCATGCCACAGACATGACTTTTACACACGGCAAAGGTGTCACAGATAATGTCTATAACAGTGCATACATTTCTGATGAGCTTTAATCAAGGCACAGAAGAGAAGATTAAAGTCCCCACGTGCTCACTATGTTTCAAAGAACTGTTTGGAGTTACCTAATTTGTTAATGTATacactgcttttaaaactgtttgctttagaaaattTGCATCTTCTCTTacataaaaggatttttaactGGATGAACTGGTAGGGCAGCTAATTtacagttttgcaaagaaaaagatgattaaACAACCGAGAAAAATTTTAACTAGCGAGTGTAGCAGAAGCGGTTTATATTCATCCATTCTGCTTATCAGACAAGTAGTCAAAAAGAGAAGTGTTACAGAAAAGAGATGACTTACAACATATGTCCTTTCCAGTCAGGATACTGAAGCAGTGGAGGCTCCATCAGATTCATATCAGTCTGTGTCAGCTGGGAGCAATGAGGAGAACCATTAAAAGCACAATCACTGATATCAGAAACATGGAGATAAATGGGATCCATGTACA includes:
- the LOC104635345 gene encoding 1-aminocyclopropane-1-carboxylate synthase-like protein 1 isoform X1; the encoded protein is MDFRGKKYERGSNWSDPEVVELLQLWADESVQMELESCLRNQHVFNRIAEVLREKGIHRTGDQCREKIKKMKLEYRRIKDNSKAPRGGRTWKFYEVMDRVLTSRPALAYSSLSGSMMAQQVLQGSMVESYHHQFASSALPFGHSQHPELMEIKCEEVNSDEHCLTPEPPPSMSYQQGSPEEHEMERAFLERAQNDSPISRVEIPIETSVSPSGFSEPNMANSSRIQNVVPRPGFSALHRLRKKRKGQRMKDPLDDLLLKTLTSQRAMEERFLQMEERRFQRDLDVEERRMQLEQRRFELEREHEFRMFNVFAQMLSILKQNHSGSSSSSVAMPRGLDFTQALSEIAGMGGGGGDLQEMRARPLTERRVDMHGFCNPSDFQRSPYLSARGNIANIFRGSNEEGYKAYHADKYDEDKNPNGIINFGTSENKLCFDLMSKRLTQTDMNLMEPPLLQYPDWKGHMFLREEVARFLTYYCKAPAPLKAENVIVLNGCGSLFSALATVLCDPGEAVLIATPFYGGITQSVFLYGNVKLVYAYLDSKITGTSTRPFQLTVEKLEKALQDARAEGVTVRALILLNPQNPLGDIYSLTELRDYLEFAKRHELHVIVDEIYMLSVFDESATFHSVLGMDRLPDPQRTHVMWGISKDFAVSGIRFGTLYTENQDVANAVASLCYFHGVCGPVQHKVAQLLRDRDWINQVYLRANHARLKAAHTYVTDELKTLGVPFLNRNAGFFVWIDFRKYLRTGTFEEEMLLWRRFLDNKVLLSCGKAFECSEPGWFRIIFADKTHRLQLGMQRIRKVLEEREQEILAEEKEQPCQSDQDGKADSTDEVIFVSRHQEPTCASSSNLGDLIGLLQQQMRSSDWLQKNTAEQFAQEKPEIYDVFSKLVGKQ
- the LOC104635345 gene encoding 1-aminocyclopropane-1-carboxylate synthase-like protein 1 isoform X5 — its product is MYHAAGFSEPNMANSSRIQNVVPRPGFSALHRLRKKRKGQRMKDPLDDLLLKTLTSQRAMEERFLQMEERRFQRDLDVEERRMQLEQRRFELEREHEFRMFNVFAQMLSILKQNHSGSSSSSVAMPRGLDFTQALSEIAGMGGGGGDLQEMRARPLTERRVDMHGFCNPSDFQRSPYLSARGNIANIFRGSNEEGYKAYHADKYDEDKNPNGIINFGTSENKLCFDLMSKRLTQTDMNLMEPPLLQYPDWKGHMFLREEVARFLTYYCKAPAPLKAENVIVLNGCGSLFSALATVLCDPGEAVLIATPFYGGITQSVFLYGNVKLVYAYLDSKITGTSTRPFQLTVEKLEKALQDARAEGVTVRALILLNPQNPLGDIYSLTELRDYLEFAKRHELHVIVDEIYMLSVFDESATFHSVLGMDRLPDPQRTHVMWGISKDFAVSGIRFGTLYTENQDVANAVASLCYFHGVCGPVQHKVAQLLRDRDWINQVYLRANHARLKAAHTYVTDELKTLGVPFLNRNAGFFVWIDFRKYLRTGTFEEEMLLWRRFLDNKVLLSCGKAFECSEPGWFRIIFADKTHRLQLGMQRIRKVLEEREQEILAEEKEQPCQSDQDGKADSTDEVIFVSRHQEPTCASSSNLGDLIGLLQQQMRSSDWLQKNTAEQFAQEKPEIYDVFSKLVGKQ
- the LOC104635345 gene encoding 1-aminocyclopropane-1-carboxylate synthase-like protein 1 isoform X6: MANSSRIQNVVPRPGFSALHRLRKKRKGQRMKDPLDDLLLKTLTSQRAMEERFLQMEERRFQRDLDVEERRMQLEQRRFELEREHEFRMFNVFAQMLSILKQNHSGSSSSSVAMPRGLDFTQALSEIAGMGGGGGDLQEMRARPLTERRVDMHGFCNPSDFQRSPYLSARGNIANIFRGSNEEGYKAYHADKYDEDKNPNGIINFGTSENKLCFDLMSKRLTQTDMNLMEPPLLQYPDWKGHMFLREEVARFLTYYCKAPAPLKAENVIVLNGCGSLFSALATVLCDPGEAVLIATPFYGGITQSVFLYGNVKLVYAYLDSKITGTSTRPFQLTVEKLEKALQDARAEGVTVRALILLNPQNPLGDIYSLTELRDYLEFAKRHELHVIVDEIYMLSVFDESATFHSVLGMDRLPDPQRTHVMWGISKDFAVSGIRFGTLYTENQDVANAVASLCYFHGVCGPVQHKVAQLLRDRDWINQVYLRANHARLKAAHTYVTDELKTLGVPFLNRNAGFFVWIDFRKYLRTGTFEEEMLLWRRFLDNKVLLSCGKAFECSEPGWFRIIFADKTHRLQLGMQRIRKVLEEREQEILAEEKEQPCQSDQDGKADSTDEVIFVSRHQEPTCASSSNLGDLIGLLQQQMRSSDWLQKNTAEQFAQEKPEIYDVFSKLVGKQ
- the LOC104635345 gene encoding 1-aminocyclopropane-1-carboxylate synthase-like protein 1 isoform X3, with translation MNTPDKVNKHKRALPQPFCQSYNCSCAQDHKAKSDWLSNSLFLFLPAKSTGFSEPNMANSSRIQNVVPRPGFSALHRLRKKRKGQRMKDPLDDLLLKTLTSQRAMEERFLQMEERRFQRDLDVEERRMQLEQRRFELEREHEFRMFNVFAQMLSILKQNHSGSSSSSVAMPRGLDFTQALSEIAGMGGGGGDLQEMRARPLTERRVDMHGFCNPSDFQRSPYLSARGNIANIFRGSNEEGYKAYHADKYDEDKNPNGIINFGTSENKLCFDLMSKRLTQTDMNLMEPPLLQYPDWKGHMFLREEVARFLTYYCKAPAPLKAENVIVLNGCGSLFSALATVLCDPGEAVLIATPFYGGITQSVFLYGNVKLVYAYLDSKITGTSTRPFQLTVEKLEKALQDARAEGVTVRALILLNPQNPLGDIYSLTELRDYLEFAKRHELHVIVDEIYMLSVFDESATFHSVLGMDRLPDPQRTHVMWGISKDFAVSGIRFGTLYTENQDVANAVASLCYFHGVCGPVQHKVAQLLRDRDWINQVYLRANHARLKAAHTYVTDELKTLGVPFLNRNAGFFVWIDFRKYLRTGTFEEEMLLWRRFLDNKVLLSCGKAFECSEPGWFRIIFADKTHRLQLGMQRIRKVLEEREQEILAEEKEQPCQSDQDGKADSTDEVIFVSRHQEPTCASSSNLGDLIGLLQQQMRSSDWLQKNTAEQFAQEKPEIYDVFSKLVGKQ
- the LOC104635345 gene encoding 1-aminocyclopropane-1-carboxylate synthase-like protein 1 isoform X4, coding for MADAAGQLCEELSAAITDPCQESDLMMQKESFSEPNMANSSRIQNVVPRPGFSALHRLRKKRKGQRMKDPLDDLLLKTLTSQRAMEERFLQMEERRFQRDLDVEERRMQLEQRRFELEREHEFRMFNVFAQMLSILKQNHSGSSSSSVAMPRGLDFTQALSEIAGMGGGGGDLQEMRARPLTERRVDMHGFCNPSDFQRSPYLSARGNIANIFRGSNEEGYKAYHADKYDEDKNPNGIINFGTSENKLCFDLMSKRLTQTDMNLMEPPLLQYPDWKGHMFLREEVARFLTYYCKAPAPLKAENVIVLNGCGSLFSALATVLCDPGEAVLIATPFYGGITQSVFLYGNVKLVYAYLDSKITGTSTRPFQLTVEKLEKALQDARAEGVTVRALILLNPQNPLGDIYSLTELRDYLEFAKRHELHVIVDEIYMLSVFDESATFHSVLGMDRLPDPQRTHVMWGISKDFAVSGIRFGTLYTENQDVANAVASLCYFHGVCGPVQHKVAQLLRDRDWINQVYLRANHARLKAAHTYVTDELKTLGVPFLNRNAGFFVWIDFRKYLRTGTFEEEMLLWRRFLDNKVLLSCGKAFECSEPGWFRIIFADKTHRLQLGMQRIRKVLEEREQEILAEEKEQPCQSDQDGKADSTDEVIFVSRHQEPTCASSSNLGDLIGLLQQQMRSSDWLQKNTAEQFAQEKPEIYDVFSKLVGKQ
- the LOC104635345 gene encoding 1-aminocyclopropane-1-carboxylate synthase-like protein 1 isoform X2; this encodes MDFRGKKYERGSNWSDPEVVELLQLWADESVQMELESCLRNQHVFNRIAEVLREKGIHRTGDQCREKIKKMKLEYRRIKDNSKAPRGGRTWKFYEVMDRVLTSRPALAYSSLSGSMMAQQVLQGSMVESYHHQFASSALPFGHSQHPELMEIKCFSEPNMANSSRIQNVVPRPGFSALHRLRKKRKGQRMKDPLDDLLLKTLTSQRAMEERFLQMEERRFQRDLDVEERRMQLEQRRFELEREHEFRMFNVFAQMLSILKQNHSGSSSSSVAMPRGLDFTQALSEIAGMGGGGGDLQEMRARPLTERRVDMHGFCNPSDFQRSPYLSARGNIANIFRGSNEEGYKAYHADKYDEDKNPNGIINFGTSENKLCFDLMSKRLTQTDMNLMEPPLLQYPDWKGHMFLREEVARFLTYYCKAPAPLKAENVIVLNGCGSLFSALATVLCDPGEAVLIATPFYGGITQSVFLYGNVKLVYAYLDSKITGTSTRPFQLTVEKLEKALQDARAEGVTVRALILLNPQNPLGDIYSLTELRDYLEFAKRHELHVIVDEIYMLSVFDESATFHSVLGMDRLPDPQRTHVMWGISKDFAVSGIRFGTLYTENQDVANAVASLCYFHGVCGPVQHKVAQLLRDRDWINQVYLRANHARLKAAHTYVTDELKTLGVPFLNRNAGFFVWIDFRKYLRTGTFEEEMLLWRRFLDNKVLLSCGKAFECSEPGWFRIIFADKTHRLQLGMQRIRKVLEEREQEILAEEKEQPCQSDQDGKADSTDEVIFVSRHQEPTCASSSNLGDLIGLLQQQMRSSDWLQKNTAEQFAQEKPEIYDVFSKLVGKQ